The DNA region ATACAACGACAATAATTTTAATTATTCTCAAACCAAAGCCAAATCTGGTTGGTGGACACGTTTTAAACAATCTATTTCAGATTTTTTTAAAAACCTATTTAATATAAAAAATGCTGGTCAAGCCTCTAGAATTACAGATATTTCAATAAAAATTGCAGGTGTAATAATATTCATATTAGTTATATACTTTATTTTTAAAGCTATAATTAATAAAGAAGGACATTGGGTTTTTGGTAAATCGTCTGATAAAAATATAATTCCGGTAACAGATATTGCAGCAAATATTCATCAAGCAGATTTTAAATCGCTAATTAAAGAAGCAGAAGACAATAATAACTTTAGACTTGCCGTAAGATATTATTATTTATGGTTGCTTAAGCATTTAAGCGAAAAAGAAATTATAGAATACGATGCCGAAAAAACCAATAGCGATTACCAATACGAGATTAAAAACGTAGAAATCTCTAAACAATTTGCTTATACCTCTTACCTATATAATTACATTTGGTATGGCGAGTTTAATGTAGATCAATCGCAATTTAATAAAGCTAAACATGCATTTACTAATCTTTTAAATAATGTAAAAGCATGAATAAAACTATAAAAATTTACATAGGATTATTAGTGCTTCTTTTTGGTGCAATTACTTTTATAGAATTAAGCAGACAGCGACCAATTAACTGGACACCAACTTATAATGAAAAACATAAAATTCCGTTTGGAACTTATATTTTGCATGAAGAGCTTAAAAACGTATTTCAAAATCAGGACTTTCAAGATATCAAACAAACTCCTTACGAGTTTTTTGATTCAAAATACGATTGGGAAGAAAAAACCTATAATGTAACAGGTAATTTTGTTCACGTCGCGCAGTACAGTGAAATGGACGAAACTTCTGCTCAAGAATTGTTAGATTTTGCCTCACATGGTAATACTGTGTTTATGTCTACTAATTATTTCCCTAAGAGATTAAAAGACACTTTAGGTTTTGAAACTAATAATTTATACGATGTAAAAGGTAACGCTAAATTTACCTTAACTAATTCTGCATTTAAAAACGATAGTATCACTATAGATCGTGGCATAAACAACTTTCACTTTTCAAAATTAAAATCTGAAAATTCTACCGTACTAGGACATCAAATTTTTGATAGTGTTGCGTTTCCTAACTTTATAAAAATAGACCATATTAATGGTCAGTTTATTTTACACCTTCAACCTATTGCATTTACTAATTACAACCTACTACATAAAGACAATAAAAAATATGCAGAAGCTACGCTATCCTATCTGCAAGAAGATGCTATTTTTTACAATTCTCTAAATAAAACAAATACCAATTTAGACCATTCTAAATTAAGGTTTATAAAAAGTCAACCAGCATTAAGATATGCTTGGTATTTAGCCTTAATGTCTTTAGTCCTGTTTTTAATTTTTAATGCAAAAAGAAGACAACGTATAGTAAAAGTTATTAAGCCTCATGAAAACACTACAGTAGCGTTTACAAAAACTATAGGTAATTTGTATTATGAAACTAAAGATCACAACAATCTTATAGACAAAAAGATAACCTATTTTTTAGAGTATATAAGACGTGTGTATTTTTTAGACACACAAATTTTGGATCAAAAGTTTACTAAACTATTAGCCCAAAAATCTGGAAAAGACATTAAACAAATAAAACAACTAGTAAAATCCATAGTACATTTAAAAGCAAAGCAAAATTGTACCGAAGCAGATTTATTAGACTTAAATAAGCAAATAGAAGATTTTTACACCAAATAATTATGGAAGATTTTAATCAAGACAACCAAAACCCTGAAGATTTAAATACAACTGAAGGTAATAACCAGCAATTTGACGATAATGTAAACTTTACCAACCGTATAGATTTAACCGAGTTACAAGAAGGTATCACTCAAATAAAAGAAGAAATTAGCAAGGTAATCGTTGGTCAAAAAAACATGATAGACATGTTAATTGCTGCATTGTTAGCTAATGGTCATGCATTAATAGAAGGTGTTCCTGGTGTAGCCAAAACAATATCGGCAAGACTATTGGCAAAATCTTTAGATATAGACTTTAGTCGTATACAATTTACACCAGATTTAATGCCAAGTGATATTTTAGGAACTTCTGTTTTTGATATGAAAACATCAGAATTTGAATTTAAAAAAGGTCCAATATTTTCAAACATGGTATTAATTGACGAGATAAATCGTGCTCCTGCAAAAACCCAAGCTGCA from Mesoflavibacter profundi includes:
- a CDS encoding DUF4350 domain-containing protein, which translates into the protein MNKTIKIYIGLLVLLFGAITFIELSRQRPINWTPTYNEKHKIPFGTYILHEELKNVFQNQDFQDIKQTPYEFFDSKYDWEEKTYNVTGNFVHVAQYSEMDETSAQELLDFASHGNTVFMSTNYFPKRLKDTLGFETNNLYDVKGNAKFTLTNSAFKNDSITIDRGINNFHFSKLKSENSTVLGHQIFDSVAFPNFIKIDHINGQFILHLQPIAFTNYNLLHKDNKKYAEATLSYLQEDAIFYNSLNKTNTNLDHSKLRFIKSQPALRYAWYLALMSLVLFLIFNAKRRQRIVKVIKPHENTTVAFTKTIGNLYYETKDHNNLIDKKITYFLEYIRRVYFLDTQILDQKFTKLLAQKSGKDIKQIKQLVKSIVHLKAKQNCTEADLLDLNKQIEDFYTK
- a CDS encoding DUF4129 domain-containing protein; the encoded protein is MNNTFFKYLLVCCLTVVSLNAQQKQSDVIYEDHPYLKRLDSVATDNKAIQPISFNNLKEKYNDNNFNYSQTKAKSGWWTRFKQSISDFFKNLFNIKNAGQASRITDISIKIAGVIIFILVIYFIFKAIINKEGHWVFGKSSDKNIIPVTDIAANIHQADFKSLIKEAEDNNNFRLAVRYYYLWLLKHLSEKEIIEYDAEKTNSDYQYEIKNVEISKQFAYTSYLYNYIWYGEFNVDQSQFNKAKHAFTNLLNNVKA